A genomic region of Carassius carassius chromosome 27, fCarCar2.1, whole genome shotgun sequence contains the following coding sequences:
- the znf513a gene encoding zinc finger protein 513a isoform X2: MESDADDLRATESEHEERVSESAFPSYLSCRGCGQLLEDPLGPGMDLVGPFCMRCCKGNADGVVERKLCSGLGLQAEARGGGNEGTGDEDGSLKLHSCTLCGFTSRYTNHVKRHMKTHNGEKPYGCPLCSYASAQLVNLQRHLRIHTGEKPYKCNHCTFACSSLGNLKRHQRMHAVVSPGQSALQPISGNGLNHITPGQREKEVAPAPTEVPGAVQSALRPHMERGGNYLHAIDGLRLTQQSSTGVLQSGQTASEPASLPPRFFPFTCRLCGMALDDEDGSSAQICAKCTLEMLTKDTSRCPAERGDKVYTCAACPFLTHYPNHLARHMKTHSGEKPYKCPQCDYASAHFDNLKRHHRVHTGEKPYKCHLCDYACGNLANLKRHQRVHSGAKPFQCAICNYSCNQSMNLKRHMLRHTGEKPHKCQECGYTTGHWDNYKRHQKKHSLTTDGWAKVQLPGNEEEMEDEDGEEV; encoded by the exons ATGGAGAGTGACGCCGATGACCTGCGTGCGACCGAAAGCGAGCATGAAGAGAGGGTTTCTGAGTCTGCCTTTCCCTCTTACCTCTCTTGCAGGGGCTGTGGGCAGCTCCTGGAAGACCCCCTGGGACCCGGCATGGACTTGGTGGGGCCCTTCTGCATGCGCTGCTGCAAAGGGAATGCGGATGGTGTTGTGGAGAGGAAGCTCTGCTCGGGCTTAGGTTTACAAGCGGAGGCTAGAGGGGGAGGCAATGAGGGCACTGGTGACGAGGATGGTTCCCTAAAGCTCCACTCATGCACGCTCTGTGGTTTCACTTCGCGCTACACTAACCATGTTAAGAGGCACATGAAGACACACAATGGCGAAAAGCCGTATGGGTGTCCGCTGTGCTCCTATGCATCAGCACAACTAGTAAACCTGCAAAGGCACTTGCGCATACACACTGGGGAAAAGCCCTATAAGTGCAACCACTGCACATTTGCATGCAGTTCCTTAGGGAACCTGAAGAGGCATCAGCGTATGCATGCAGTTGTAAGCCCGGGTCAGAGTGCCCTTCAGCCAATAAGCGGCAACGGTTTAAACCACATTACGCCGGGTCAGAGGGAAAAGGAAGTGGCTCCTGCCCCCACCGAAG TTCCAGGTGCTGTGCAATCTGCCCTGCGACCCCACATGGAAAGGGGTGGGAACTACTTGCACGCCATTGATGGCCTCAGGCTTACGCAGCAGTCATCAACAGGGGTTTTGCAGTCTGGACAGACTGCATCTGAACCTGCCTCCTTGCCCCCAAGGTTCTTTCCCTTCACTTGTCGGCTGTGTGGCATGGCCCTGGATGACGAAGACGGATCCTCGGCCCAAATATGCGCAAAGTGCACCCTGGAGATGCTAACTAAGGACACATCCAGATGCCCCGCTGAGCGAGGGGACAAGGTCTACACCTGTGCTGCCTGCCCCTTCCTCACCCACTACCCGAACCACTTGGCCCGCCACATGAAGACCCACAGCGGAGAGAAGCCATACAAGTGCCCACAATGCGACTACGCCTCCGCCCACTTCGACAACCTCAAGCGGCACCATCGAGTACACACAGGCGAGAAACCCTACAAGTGCCACCTGTGTGACTATGCCTGCGGCAACCTGGCTAATCTCAAGAGGCACCAGCGGGTGCATTCGGGTGCTAAACCCTTTCAGTGCGCCATCTGCAACTACAGCTGCAACCAGAGTATGAACCTGAAGCGGCACATGTTGCGGCACACAGGCGAGAAGCCCCATAAGTGCCAAGAGTGTGGCTACACCACTGGCCACTGGGACAATTACAAACGACATCAGAAGAAGCACAGCCTCACTACAGATGGCTGGGCTAAAGTGCAGTTGCCTGGAAATGAGGAAGAGATGGAGGATGAGGACGGTGAAGAGGTGTAG
- the znf513a gene encoding zinc finger protein 513a isoform X1 yields the protein MPRRKQQNPQPVKLDSEDGLGTVRPASLTFESDFLLGQELEFSDPDNDNKIIGLERFSADISLPGFPLGDEESSSFSRLSMESDADDLRATESEHEERVSESAFPSYLSCRGCGQLLEDPLGPGMDLVGPFCMRCCKGNADGVVERKLCSGLGLQAEARGGGNEGTGDEDGSLKLHSCTLCGFTSRYTNHVKRHMKTHNGEKPYGCPLCSYASAQLVNLQRHLRIHTGEKPYKCNHCTFACSSLGNLKRHQRMHAVVSPGQSALQPISGNGLNHITPGQREKEVAPAPTEVPGAVQSALRPHMERGGNYLHAIDGLRLTQQSSTGVLQSGQTASEPASLPPRFFPFTCRLCGMALDDEDGSSAQICAKCTLEMLTKDTSRCPAERGDKVYTCAACPFLTHYPNHLARHMKTHSGEKPYKCPQCDYASAHFDNLKRHHRVHTGEKPYKCHLCDYACGNLANLKRHQRVHSGAKPFQCAICNYSCNQSMNLKRHMLRHTGEKPHKCQECGYTTGHWDNYKRHQKKHSLTTDGWAKVQLPGNEEEMEDEDGEEV from the exons ATGCCAAGAAGAAAACAACAGAATCCACAACCAGTCAAGT TGGATTCTGAAGATGGATTAGGCACTGTACGTCCAGCAAGCCTTACCTTTGAGAGTGACTTTCTCCTGGGACAAGAACTCGAGTTTTCAGATCCTGACAATGACAACAAGATCATAGGCCTTGAAAGGTTCTCAG CTGACATCAGTCTGCCTGGCTTCCCCTTGGGAGACGAGGAGAGCTCATCCTTCAGCCGCCTCAGTATGGAGAGTGACGCCGATGACCTGCGTGCGACCGAAAGCGAGCATGAAGAGAGGGTTTCTGAGTCTGCCTTTCCCTCTTACCTCTCTTGCAGGGGCTGTGGGCAGCTCCTGGAAGACCCCCTGGGACCCGGCATGGACTTGGTGGGGCCCTTCTGCATGCGCTGCTGCAAAGGGAATGCGGATGGTGTTGTGGAGAGGAAGCTCTGCTCGGGCTTAGGTTTACAAGCGGAGGCTAGAGGGGGAGGCAATGAGGGCACTGGTGACGAGGATGGTTCCCTAAAGCTCCACTCATGCACGCTCTGTGGTTTCACTTCGCGCTACACTAACCATGTTAAGAGGCACATGAAGACACACAATGGCGAAAAGCCGTATGGGTGTCCGCTGTGCTCCTATGCATCAGCACAACTAGTAAACCTGCAAAGGCACTTGCGCATACACACTGGGGAAAAGCCCTATAAGTGCAACCACTGCACATTTGCATGCAGTTCCTTAGGGAACCTGAAGAGGCATCAGCGTATGCATGCAGTTGTAAGCCCGGGTCAGAGTGCCCTTCAGCCAATAAGCGGCAACGGTTTAAACCACATTACGCCGGGTCAGAGGGAAAAGGAAGTGGCTCCTGCCCCCACCGAAG TTCCAGGTGCTGTGCAATCTGCCCTGCGACCCCACATGGAAAGGGGTGGGAACTACTTGCACGCCATTGATGGCCTCAGGCTTACGCAGCAGTCATCAACAGGGGTTTTGCAGTCTGGACAGACTGCATCTGAACCTGCCTCCTTGCCCCCAAGGTTCTTTCCCTTCACTTGTCGGCTGTGTGGCATGGCCCTGGATGACGAAGACGGATCCTCGGCCCAAATATGCGCAAAGTGCACCCTGGAGATGCTAACTAAGGACACATCCAGATGCCCCGCTGAGCGAGGGGACAAGGTCTACACCTGTGCTGCCTGCCCCTTCCTCACCCACTACCCGAACCACTTGGCCCGCCACATGAAGACCCACAGCGGAGAGAAGCCATACAAGTGCCCACAATGCGACTACGCCTCCGCCCACTTCGACAACCTCAAGCGGCACCATCGAGTACACACAGGCGAGAAACCCTACAAGTGCCACCTGTGTGACTATGCCTGCGGCAACCTGGCTAATCTCAAGAGGCACCAGCGGGTGCATTCGGGTGCTAAACCCTTTCAGTGCGCCATCTGCAACTACAGCTGCAACCAGAGTATGAACCTGAAGCGGCACATGTTGCGGCACACAGGCGAGAAGCCCCATAAGTGCCAAGAGTGTGGCTACACCACTGGCCACTGGGACAATTACAAACGACATCAGAAGAAGCACAGCCTCACTACAGATGGCTGGGCTAAAGTGCAGTTGCCTGGAAATGAGGAAGAGATGGAGGATGAGGACGGTGAAGAGGTGTAG
- the si:ch211-278j3.3 gene encoding E3 ubiquitin-protein ligase RNF19B isoform X2, translating into MKRPKQQSQSLSFLSFFSRKPKSDPKIEKPTGTLNKEEVAITLTPNEHEHVEQDQAHSDVGLKGGRDGGDPGKGGGGGVGDDEGGAECGSSGSMGVLSLSSSSQEQLLEHLVECPLCLLSQPRGHFPRLSSCQHRACTDCLRQYLRIEISESRVGIACPQCPEALALPDVRTILDDGALLERFEEFQLRRFLAADPDTRWCPAPDCSYAVIAYGCAECPKLSCGREGCETEFCYHCRQLWHPDQTCDQARRQRARHTSGANDVSTLYVFNEEPGDAEEIKPCPRCGAYIMKTNDGSCNRMNCTVCACQFCWLCMQEITDVHYLSPSGCTFWGKKPWSQTRKVLWQVGMLLGAPVMISLIAGIAIPVIIVGIPIYMGRKVHGRCKKNNISGSKHYLTVASGVMMSVFVSPVIAAITVGVGVPLMLTYVYGVVPMSLCRNGWCRPQTEPPEVRNIQLEDLANYLLFSHVVSDHWTGQTNPSLSDGGIQEVSVNVEEVMPLPSTSVVQSGAKGSVELPNDGYVDSKVQVVQSDDVDVAEECAFSSTQTFALREGTNIEVRVEIETQPRDSRKPSLSSILSSKSLSAESLSQPCEPRCASHQAGSTDPVSFPEIDSV; encoded by the exons ATGAAGAGACCCAAGCAGCAGTCACAGTCTCTCAgttttctcagcttcttcagCCGAAAGCCCAAATCTGACCCCAAGATTGAGAAGCCCACCGGGACTTTAAACAAGGAGGAAGTGGCCATTACTCTCACACCCAATGAGCATGAGCATGTGGAACAA GACCAGGCTCACAGTGATGTTGGATTAAAGGGCGGTAGGGATGGAGGAGATCCTGGGAAAGGGGGAGGAGGTGGAGTGGGAGATGACGAGGGAGGTGCAGAGTGTGGGAGCAGTGGCTCAATGGGTGTACTGTCCTTGTCCTCCTCCAGTCAGGAGCAGCTGCTGGAGCACCTGGTCGAGTGCCCGCTCTGCCTCCTGAGTCAACCACGCGGCCACTTCCCTCGCTTGTCCTCCTGCCAGCACCGTGCTTGCACCGACTGTTTGCGCCAATACCTACGCATCGAGATCTCAGAGAGCCGTGTGGGTATCGCCTGCCCACAGTGCCCTGAAGCTCTGGCTCTGCCCGATGTCCGTACCATCCTGGATGACGGTGCACTGCTAGAGCGCTTCGAAGAGTTTCAGCTGCGCCGCTTTCTGGCTGCTGACCCAGACACGCGCTGGTGCCCGGCACCAGATTGCAG CTATGCAGTGATAGCTTATGGCTGTGCCGAGTGCCCTAAGCTGAGCTGTGGTCGGGAAGGCTGTGAAACCGAGTTTTGCTACCACTGCCGCCAGCTGTGGCACCCAGATCAGACTTGTGACCAAGCCAGGCGTCAGCGCGCTCGCCACACGTCAGGAGCCAATGATGTTTCCACGCTCTACGTCTTCAACGAGGAGCCTGGTG ATGCAGAGGAGATCAAGCCCTGTCCACGTTGTGGTGCCTACATCATGAAGACTAATGATGGCAGCTGCAACAGAATGAACTGTACAGTCTGTGCTTGTCAGTTCTGTTGGCTGTGCATGCAGGAGATAACTGATGTGCACTAcctcag TCCTTCAGGCTGCACTTTCTGGGGAAAGAAGCCGTGGTCGCAGACCCGCAAGGTTTTGTGGCAGGTCGGCATGCTGCTCGGGGCTCCGGTGATGATCTCACTCATAGCAGGCATTGCCATACCAGTCATTATTGTGGGCATCCCGATTTATATGGGCCGCAAG GTTCATGGTCGCTGTAAGAAAAACAATATCTCAGGAAGTAAACATTATCTGACAGTGGCCAGTGGGGTCATGATGTCTGTTTTTGTGTCTCCAGTCATAGCAGCCATTACTGTGG GAGTGGGGGTGCCTCTTATGTTGACGTACGTCTACGGGGTTGTGCCCATGTCGCTGTGTCGTAATGGCTGGTGCAGGCCACAAACTGAACCTCCTGAAGTACGGAACATACAGCTGGAAGATCTGGCCAACT ATCTTCTATTTTCTCATGTAGTCAGTGATCATTGGACTGGTCAGACCAACCCATCTCTATCCGACGGAGGCATACAGGAAGTGAGTGTGAATGTGGAGGAAGTGATGCCGCTTCCCAGCACCAGTGTGGTCCAGTCTGGAGCCAAGGGCTCAGTTGAACTTCCAAATGATGGATATGTTGATAGCAAAGTGCAGGTTGTTCAGTCAGATGACGTGGATGTAGCTGAGGAGTGTGCCTTCAGTAGCACACAAACATTCGCTCTGAG GGAAGGGACTAATATTGAGGTCCGTGTGGAGATCGAGACCCAGCCACGGGACAGCCGGAAGCCGAGTCTTAGCAGTATTCTGTCTAGCAAGAGCCTGTCTGCAGAATCGCTCAGCCAGCCCTGTGAACCTCGGTGTGCCTCTCACCAGGCAGGGAGCACCGACCCCGTGTCATTTCCTGAGATAGACAGCGTCTGA
- the si:ch211-278j3.3 gene encoding E3 ubiquitin-protein ligase RNF19B isoform X3: protein MKRPKQQSQSLSFLSFFSRKPKSDPKIEKPTGTLNKEEVAITLTPNEHEHVEQDQAHSDVGLKGGRDGGDPGKGGGGGVGDDEGGAECGSSGSMGVLSLSSSSQEQLLEHLVECPLCLLSQPRGHFPRLSSCQHRACTDCLRQYLRIEISESRVGIACPQCPEALALPDVRTILDDGALLERFEEFQLRRFLAADPDTRWCPAPDCSYAVIAYGCAECPKLSCGREGCETEFCYHCRQLWHPDQTCDQARRQRARHTSGANDVSTLYVFNEEPGDAEEIKPCPRCGAYIMKTNDGSCNRMNCTVCACQFCWLCMQEITDVHYLSPSGCTFWGKKPWSQTRKVLWQVGMLLGAPVMISLIAGIAIPVIIVGIPIYMGRKVHGRCKKNNISGSKHYLTVASGVMMSVFVSPVIAAITVGVGVPLMLTYVYGVVPMSLCRNGWCRPQTEPPEVRNIQLEDLANFSDHWTGQTNPSLSDGGIQEVSVNVEEVMPLPSTSVVQSGAKGSVELPNDGYVDSKVQVVQSDDVDVAEECAFSSTQTFALSREGTNIEVRVEIETQPRDSRKPSLSSILSSKSLSAESLSQPCEPRCASHQAGSTDPVSFPEIDSV from the exons ATGAAGAGACCCAAGCAGCAGTCACAGTCTCTCAgttttctcagcttcttcagCCGAAAGCCCAAATCTGACCCCAAGATTGAGAAGCCCACCGGGACTTTAAACAAGGAGGAAGTGGCCATTACTCTCACACCCAATGAGCATGAGCATGTGGAACAA GACCAGGCTCACAGTGATGTTGGATTAAAGGGCGGTAGGGATGGAGGAGATCCTGGGAAAGGGGGAGGAGGTGGAGTGGGAGATGACGAGGGAGGTGCAGAGTGTGGGAGCAGTGGCTCAATGGGTGTACTGTCCTTGTCCTCCTCCAGTCAGGAGCAGCTGCTGGAGCACCTGGTCGAGTGCCCGCTCTGCCTCCTGAGTCAACCACGCGGCCACTTCCCTCGCTTGTCCTCCTGCCAGCACCGTGCTTGCACCGACTGTTTGCGCCAATACCTACGCATCGAGATCTCAGAGAGCCGTGTGGGTATCGCCTGCCCACAGTGCCCTGAAGCTCTGGCTCTGCCCGATGTCCGTACCATCCTGGATGACGGTGCACTGCTAGAGCGCTTCGAAGAGTTTCAGCTGCGCCGCTTTCTGGCTGCTGACCCAGACACGCGCTGGTGCCCGGCACCAGATTGCAG CTATGCAGTGATAGCTTATGGCTGTGCCGAGTGCCCTAAGCTGAGCTGTGGTCGGGAAGGCTGTGAAACCGAGTTTTGCTACCACTGCCGCCAGCTGTGGCACCCAGATCAGACTTGTGACCAAGCCAGGCGTCAGCGCGCTCGCCACACGTCAGGAGCCAATGATGTTTCCACGCTCTACGTCTTCAACGAGGAGCCTGGTG ATGCAGAGGAGATCAAGCCCTGTCCACGTTGTGGTGCCTACATCATGAAGACTAATGATGGCAGCTGCAACAGAATGAACTGTACAGTCTGTGCTTGTCAGTTCTGTTGGCTGTGCATGCAGGAGATAACTGATGTGCACTAcctcag TCCTTCAGGCTGCACTTTCTGGGGAAAGAAGCCGTGGTCGCAGACCCGCAAGGTTTTGTGGCAGGTCGGCATGCTGCTCGGGGCTCCGGTGATGATCTCACTCATAGCAGGCATTGCCATACCAGTCATTATTGTGGGCATCCCGATTTATATGGGCCGCAAG GTTCATGGTCGCTGTAAGAAAAACAATATCTCAGGAAGTAAACATTATCTGACAGTGGCCAGTGGGGTCATGATGTCTGTTTTTGTGTCTCCAGTCATAGCAGCCATTACTGTGG GAGTGGGGGTGCCTCTTATGTTGACGTACGTCTACGGGGTTGTGCCCATGTCGCTGTGTCGTAATGGCTGGTGCAGGCCACAAACTGAACCTCCTGAAGTACGGAACATACAGCTGGAAGATCTGGCCAACT TCAGTGATCATTGGACTGGTCAGACCAACCCATCTCTATCCGACGGAGGCATACAGGAAGTGAGTGTGAATGTGGAGGAAGTGATGCCGCTTCCCAGCACCAGTGTGGTCCAGTCTGGAGCCAAGGGCTCAGTTGAACTTCCAAATGATGGATATGTTGATAGCAAAGTGCAGGTTGTTCAGTCAGATGACGTGGATGTAGCTGAGGAGTGTGCCTTCAGTAGCACACAAACATTCGCTCTGAG CAGGGAAGGGACTAATATTGAGGTCCGTGTGGAGATCGAGACCCAGCCACGGGACAGCCGGAAGCCGAGTCTTAGCAGTATTCTGTCTAGCAAGAGCCTGTCTGCAGAATCGCTCAGCCAGCCCTGTGAACCTCGGTGTGCCTCTCACCAGGCAGGGAGCACCGACCCCGTGTCATTTCCTGAGATAGACAGCGTCTGA
- the si:ch211-278j3.3 gene encoding E3 ubiquitin-protein ligase RNF19B isoform X1 produces MKRPKQQSQSLSFLSFFSRKPKSDPKIEKPTGTLNKEEVAITLTPNEHEHVEQDQAHSDVGLKGGRDGGDPGKGGGGGVGDDEGGAECGSSGSMGVLSLSSSSQEQLLEHLVECPLCLLSQPRGHFPRLSSCQHRACTDCLRQYLRIEISESRVGIACPQCPEALALPDVRTILDDGALLERFEEFQLRRFLAADPDTRWCPAPDCSYAVIAYGCAECPKLSCGREGCETEFCYHCRQLWHPDQTCDQARRQRARHTSGANDVSTLYVFNEEPGDAEEIKPCPRCGAYIMKTNDGSCNRMNCTVCACQFCWLCMQEITDVHYLSPSGCTFWGKKPWSQTRKVLWQVGMLLGAPVMISLIAGIAIPVIIVGIPIYMGRKVHGRCKKNNISGSKHYLTVASGVMMSVFVSPVIAAITVGVGVPLMLTYVYGVVPMSLCRNGWCRPQTEPPEVRNIQLEDLANYLLFSHVVSDHWTGQTNPSLSDGGIQEVSVNVEEVMPLPSTSVVQSGAKGSVELPNDGYVDSKVQVVQSDDVDVAEECAFSSTQTFALSREGTNIEVRVEIETQPRDSRKPSLSSILSSKSLSAESLSQPCEPRCASHQAGSTDPVSFPEIDSV; encoded by the exons ATGAAGAGACCCAAGCAGCAGTCACAGTCTCTCAgttttctcagcttcttcagCCGAAAGCCCAAATCTGACCCCAAGATTGAGAAGCCCACCGGGACTTTAAACAAGGAGGAAGTGGCCATTACTCTCACACCCAATGAGCATGAGCATGTGGAACAA GACCAGGCTCACAGTGATGTTGGATTAAAGGGCGGTAGGGATGGAGGAGATCCTGGGAAAGGGGGAGGAGGTGGAGTGGGAGATGACGAGGGAGGTGCAGAGTGTGGGAGCAGTGGCTCAATGGGTGTACTGTCCTTGTCCTCCTCCAGTCAGGAGCAGCTGCTGGAGCACCTGGTCGAGTGCCCGCTCTGCCTCCTGAGTCAACCACGCGGCCACTTCCCTCGCTTGTCCTCCTGCCAGCACCGTGCTTGCACCGACTGTTTGCGCCAATACCTACGCATCGAGATCTCAGAGAGCCGTGTGGGTATCGCCTGCCCACAGTGCCCTGAAGCTCTGGCTCTGCCCGATGTCCGTACCATCCTGGATGACGGTGCACTGCTAGAGCGCTTCGAAGAGTTTCAGCTGCGCCGCTTTCTGGCTGCTGACCCAGACACGCGCTGGTGCCCGGCACCAGATTGCAG CTATGCAGTGATAGCTTATGGCTGTGCCGAGTGCCCTAAGCTGAGCTGTGGTCGGGAAGGCTGTGAAACCGAGTTTTGCTACCACTGCCGCCAGCTGTGGCACCCAGATCAGACTTGTGACCAAGCCAGGCGTCAGCGCGCTCGCCACACGTCAGGAGCCAATGATGTTTCCACGCTCTACGTCTTCAACGAGGAGCCTGGTG ATGCAGAGGAGATCAAGCCCTGTCCACGTTGTGGTGCCTACATCATGAAGACTAATGATGGCAGCTGCAACAGAATGAACTGTACAGTCTGTGCTTGTCAGTTCTGTTGGCTGTGCATGCAGGAGATAACTGATGTGCACTAcctcag TCCTTCAGGCTGCACTTTCTGGGGAAAGAAGCCGTGGTCGCAGACCCGCAAGGTTTTGTGGCAGGTCGGCATGCTGCTCGGGGCTCCGGTGATGATCTCACTCATAGCAGGCATTGCCATACCAGTCATTATTGTGGGCATCCCGATTTATATGGGCCGCAAG GTTCATGGTCGCTGTAAGAAAAACAATATCTCAGGAAGTAAACATTATCTGACAGTGGCCAGTGGGGTCATGATGTCTGTTTTTGTGTCTCCAGTCATAGCAGCCATTACTGTGG GAGTGGGGGTGCCTCTTATGTTGACGTACGTCTACGGGGTTGTGCCCATGTCGCTGTGTCGTAATGGCTGGTGCAGGCCACAAACTGAACCTCCTGAAGTACGGAACATACAGCTGGAAGATCTGGCCAACT ATCTTCTATTTTCTCATGTAGTCAGTGATCATTGGACTGGTCAGACCAACCCATCTCTATCCGACGGAGGCATACAGGAAGTGAGTGTGAATGTGGAGGAAGTGATGCCGCTTCCCAGCACCAGTGTGGTCCAGTCTGGAGCCAAGGGCTCAGTTGAACTTCCAAATGATGGATATGTTGATAGCAAAGTGCAGGTTGTTCAGTCAGATGACGTGGATGTAGCTGAGGAGTGTGCCTTCAGTAGCACACAAACATTCGCTCTGAG CAGGGAAGGGACTAATATTGAGGTCCGTGTGGAGATCGAGACCCAGCCACGGGACAGCCGGAAGCCGAGTCTTAGCAGTATTCTGTCTAGCAAGAGCCTGTCTGCAGAATCGCTCAGCCAGCCCTGTGAACCTCGGTGTGCCTCTCACCAGGCAGGGAGCACCGACCCCGTGTCATTTCCTGAGATAGACAGCGTCTGA